In the genome of Notamacropus eugenii isolate mMacEug1 chromosome 5, mMacEug1.pri_v2, whole genome shotgun sequence, one region contains:
- the SCN1B gene encoding sodium channel regulatory subunit beta-1 — protein MGLLPGMLLWMALVSSVWGGCVEVDSETEAVYGMTFKILCISCKRRSETVAETFTEWTFRQKGTEEFVKILRYENEMLQLEEDERFEGRVVWNGSRGSKDLQDLSIFITNVTYNHSGDYECHVYRLLFFENYEYNTSVVKKIHLEVVEKANRDMASIVSEIMMYVLIVVLTIWLVAEMVYCYKKIAAATEAAAQENASEYLAITSESKENCTGVQVAE, from the exons ATGGGGCTGCTCCCCGGAATGCTGCTCTGGATGGCGCTGG TGTCATCGGTCTGGGGAGGCTGTGTGGAGGTGGACTCAGAAACAGAGGCTGTCTATGGAATGACTTTCAAGATTTTATGCATCTCATGCAAGCGACGAAGCGAAACTGTGGCTGAGACCTTTACAGAGTGGACTTTCCGTCAAAAGGGGACTGAAGAATTTGTCAAG ATCCTACGCTATGAAAATGAGATGCTGCAGTTAGAGGAAGATGAGAGGTTTGAGGGTCGAGTGGTATGGAATGGGAGTCGAGGCAGCAAGGACCTGCAAGACCTGTCCATCTTCATCACCAATGTCACCTACAACCACTCAGGTGACTATGAGTGCCATGTCTACCGCCTTCTCTTCTTTGAAAACTATGAGTATAACACCAGCGTCGTCAAGAAGATCCATCTTGAGGTGGTAGAAAAAG CCAACAGGGACATGGCCTCCATcgtgtctgagatcatgatgtATGTACTCATTGTTGTACTGACTATCTGGCTTGTGGCTGAGATGGTTTACTGCTACAAGAAGATCGCCGCTGCCACTGAAGCAGCTGCCCAAGAGAATGC CTCAGAGTACCTGGCCATCACTTCAGAGAGCAAAGAGAACTGCACAGGGGTCCAGGTGGCTGAATAG